In a single window of the Candidatus Caccoplasma merdavium genome:
- the crcB gene encoding fluoride efflux transporter CrcB → MLLRHLLWVGLGSFAGGILRYLVALYTRTHGFDGFFPWGTFLVNVIGCFVMGLLFALSSRFPIFAGEIRLLLMVGLCGGFTTFSSFTQENVLLLQSGQYLTLGLYLLASLVGGMLLFFLAFSLVKSLL, encoded by the coding sequence ATGCTCCTCCGACATTTGCTTTGGGTGGGCCTCGGCAGTTTTGCCGGCGGCATTCTTCGTTACTTGGTGGCACTCTATACCCGCACCCACGGATTCGACGGATTTTTTCCGTGGGGTACGTTTCTGGTAAACGTCATCGGGTGCTTCGTCATGGGGCTCCTGTTTGCCCTCTCCTCGCGGTTCCCGATATTCGCGGGGGAAATCCGGCTTCTGCTCATGGTAGGGCTGTGTGGCGGATTTACCACCTTCTCGTCGTTCACCCAGGAAAACGTCCTGCTCCTGCAATCGGGGCAGTACCTTACCCTGGGGCTCTATCTGCTCGCCAGCCTGGTGGGGGGCATGTTGCTCTTCTTTCTCGCCTTTTCGCTGGTAAAATCCCTTTTATAA
- a CDS encoding efflux transporter outer membrane subunit, translated as MKTTRYIALLLCALTLGAVTSCKVGKKYSRPEMALPERIDSTAALPDTFSVADMHWWTVYTDTILQNLITQTLEHNKDMLAASARIKELAALRRVDISKILPQINGRLYADKDATNYGGDDYSNDPELHARAVLSWEVDLWGKLRWGAERSKAELLEAIENQRALQVSLVAQVAQSYFELIALDHELAIVRQTLRARQEGVRLARLRFEGGLTSETSFQQARVELARTATLVPDLERAIAIKKNEIALLTGTFPREIARQTDRYINRLPQYLPAGLPSALLERRPDVRAAEKALMAANAEVGIALTSMFPQITLTAEFGMESDDIKNIFQSPAHFLSGTLLTPLFNMGKNISQHKAKKAAYERSVYLYEKQVLVAFKDVHDAIVTYNMSEEVFSSRQKLEQAAYSNNQLANLQYINGYISYLDVLDAQRGYFDAQISLNEAILGKQLAFVQLYKALGGGWQ; from the coding sequence ATGAAAACGACCCGATACATCGCCCTACTGCTCTGCGCCCTTACCTTGGGGGCGGTAACCTCGTGCAAGGTCGGGAAAAAATATTCCCGACCCGAGATGGCATTGCCCGAACGGATAGACTCCACCGCTGCCCTTCCCGACACCTTCTCGGTTGCCGACATGCACTGGTGGACCGTGTACACCGACACCATCTTGCAGAACCTCATCACCCAAACGCTCGAACACAACAAGGACATGCTCGCCGCCTCGGCCCGCATCAAAGAGCTGGCTGCCTTGCGCCGCGTCGACATCAGCAAGATACTGCCTCAAATCAACGGCCGCCTCTATGCCGATAAAGACGCGACCAATTACGGCGGCGACGATTACAGCAACGACCCCGAGCTCCATGCCCGCGCCGTACTGTCGTGGGAGGTCGACCTGTGGGGGAAACTCCGCTGGGGAGCCGAGCGGAGCAAAGCCGAACTGCTCGAAGCCATCGAAAACCAACGAGCCCTGCAAGTGAGCCTCGTGGCACAAGTGGCACAATCCTACTTTGAACTGATAGCCCTCGACCACGAGCTCGCCATTGTGCGTCAGACCCTGCGAGCCCGGCAAGAAGGCGTGCGGCTTGCCCGTCTGCGTTTTGAAGGCGGGCTCACCTCTGAGACCTCCTTCCAACAAGCCCGCGTGGAGCTCGCCCGCACCGCCACCCTCGTGCCCGATCTCGAACGCGCCATCGCCATCAAGAAAAACGAGATCGCCTTGCTCACCGGGACATTTCCCCGGGAAATAGCCCGGCAGACCGACCGGTACATCAATCGCCTGCCGCAATACCTGCCCGCCGGATTGCCCTCGGCCCTGCTCGAACGCCGTCCTGACGTGAGAGCCGCCGAAAAAGCCCTCATGGCCGCCAACGCCGAAGTGGGTATCGCCCTCACCAGCATGTTCCCGCAAATCACGCTCACCGCCGAATTCGGCATGGAAAGCGACGACATCAAGAACATCTTCCAGTCGCCCGCCCATTTCCTGAGCGGGACGCTCCTCACACCCCTCTTCAACATGGGGAAGAACATCTCCCAGCACAAAGCCAAGAAAGCCGCCTACGAGCGCAGCGTCTACCTCTACGAGAAGCAGGTGCTTGTCGCTTTCAAGGACGTGCACGACGCCATAGTCACCTACAACATGAGCGAGGAGGTGTTCAGTTCACGGCAGAAACTCGAACAGGCCGCATACAGCAACAACCAACTGGCCAACCTGCAATACATCAACGGTTACATCAGTTACCTCGACGTGCTCGATGCCCAGCGTGGTTATTTCGATGCACAAATCAGCCTCAACGAAGCCATTCTCGGCAAGCAGCTCGCCTTTGTGCAACTCTACAAAGCGTTGGGCGGCGGCTGGCAATGA
- a CDS encoding AAA family ATPase: MKILAIRGKNLASLEGEFAVDFTSEPLASAGLFAITGPTGAGKSTLLDALCLALFDKTPRMNRARENGVLLPDVSDKTLSQNDCRSLLRRGTAEGYAETDFQALNGDLYRARWAVRRARGRAEGSLQPSEMRLYNLSTGVEEQGGKGEILRRVTQLLGLTFDQFTRAVLLAQGDFATFLKAPEEEKADLLEKLTGTEIYSRISQLLYQRNKEMQERYNDLSRQLELIPLLTAEERAASAAELGACRLAEEESSKRCEALKGQLRWLDERAGLAARRREADVEHEKARAAYDEAAPRREYIGRYDLVQEIRDDYQSLRLCEETRKSEQTRLDALAVESRRCAQDLARKEAQRKDVEQKRLLLRTDWDASAPERLRAAELDTRLAVSHQALTAARKSCEKASADLAAARKMRLDRQSALEQARQDLASIETWQAKNRDYEPLVGHRALIKELLSDYSRLVRERAAEEHMQADNAKLLQNYETELAAQQEENRHLDTIMPSEVYLLRTRLVEGEPCPVCGSPHHYLTAKEAKTLREEELERQKKETSQRIETLTRHVENARQADVLHRSRIESYRRQETERSQKLDELLHLLVPAWRQEEQLDARLDAYAASWNDKQTARVRLQSLVESLSGELPALDENLKKLESIEKNERHSLDAACRSHEELQTCRRSLLGGKPLPDVEAAHERETRRLDEQWAEENRLYNELNSRAEHLNGTMSQLSRHLSDLQQQSKAGQRRIEEWLDTHRTITASMLSELMSHTPAWVAEEKKSLALLQEQLSASATRCKERAEALLRHETQPDKPSLDDPALLQQQLAEQSALLRQQSARMAEIQARLDADDKNRQATAHLVEQQAALVPEKQNWERLNELYGSADGQKFRRIAQGYTLDRLLLYANLHLRGLSSRYTLQRVSRSLALQVADNDMLGEIRSVHTLSGGESFLISLALALGLSSLSSYRMNIESLFIDEGFGSLDADTLRTAMEALEHLQIQGRKIGVISHVAEMTERIPVQVQVERVSNGCSRVRVVET; this comes from the coding sequence TGTGTCTCGCGCTTTTCGACAAGACACCCCGCATGAACCGGGCGCGGGAAAACGGTGTGCTGCTGCCCGATGTCTCCGACAAGACCCTCTCGCAGAACGACTGCCGCTCGTTGTTGCGGCGGGGAACAGCCGAGGGGTATGCCGAGACCGATTTTCAGGCGCTCAACGGCGATCTTTATCGGGCCCGTTGGGCTGTGCGTCGGGCCCGGGGGCGTGCCGAGGGGTCGTTGCAGCCTTCGGAGATGCGGCTTTACAATCTCTCCACCGGTGTCGAAGAACAGGGCGGAAAAGGGGAGATTTTGCGTCGCGTCACCCAGTTGCTGGGACTGACGTTCGACCAGTTCACACGGGCGGTGCTGCTGGCCCAGGGCGACTTCGCCACCTTCCTCAAAGCCCCCGAGGAGGAAAAGGCCGACCTGCTCGAAAAACTCACGGGAACCGAGATATATTCGCGCATATCGCAACTCCTGTACCAGCGCAACAAGGAGATGCAGGAGCGTTACAACGACCTCTCCCGGCAACTCGAACTGATTCCTTTGCTCACCGCCGAGGAGCGGGCGGCTTCTGCCGCGGAGCTTGGCGCCTGCCGCTTGGCCGAGGAAGAGTCGTCCAAGCGTTGCGAGGCACTTAAAGGACAGCTGCGTTGGCTCGATGAGCGAGCCGGGTTGGCGGCTCGTCGTCGTGAGGCCGACGTCGAGCATGAAAAGGCGCGGGCGGCCTATGATGAGGCGGCCCCGCGCCGGGAATATATCGGCCGTTATGATTTGGTGCAGGAGATACGAGATGACTACCAGTCACTGCGTCTCTGCGAGGAGACTCGAAAGTCGGAACAGACCCGCCTCGATGCACTGGCCGTCGAGAGTCGCCGGTGTGCCCAGGATTTGGCACGGAAAGAGGCGCAACGAAAAGACGTGGAACAGAAACGCCTCCTCCTGAGAACCGATTGGGACGCCTCGGCTCCCGAACGTCTTCGCGCCGCGGAACTCGATACCCGGCTGGCGGTGAGCCACCAGGCTCTCACCGCCGCCCGGAAGAGTTGCGAGAAAGCCTCTGCCGACCTGGCTGCCGCGCGGAAAATGCGCCTCGACCGCCAATCGGCTCTCGAACAGGCCCGCCAAGACCTTGCCTCTATCGAAACGTGGCAGGCGAAGAACCGCGACTACGAGCCATTGGTCGGCCATCGTGCCCTCATCAAGGAGCTGCTCTCGGATTATTCCCGTCTGGTGCGGGAACGTGCGGCCGAGGAGCACATGCAGGCCGATAATGCCAAATTGTTGCAGAACTATGAGACGGAGTTGGCCGCCCAGCAGGAGGAGAACCGGCACCTCGATACCATCATGCCGAGCGAGGTCTATCTGCTTCGGACCCGCTTGGTCGAGGGGGAGCCTTGCCCCGTTTGCGGCAGTCCCCATCATTATTTGACCGCCAAGGAGGCCAAGACCTTGCGGGAGGAGGAGCTCGAACGCCAAAAGAAGGAGACTTCGCAAAGAATCGAGACGCTGACCCGTCATGTCGAAAATGCCCGTCAGGCCGATGTGTTGCACCGTTCCCGCATCGAGAGTTACCGCCGGCAAGAGACGGAGCGTTCCCAAAAGCTCGATGAGCTGTTGCACCTCCTTGTCCCGGCTTGGCGCCAGGAAGAACAACTCGATGCACGCCTCGATGCCTATGCCGCCTCGTGGAATGACAAACAGACGGCGCGGGTGCGCTTGCAGAGCCTTGTCGAGTCCCTCTCGGGAGAGCTGCCGGCCTTGGACGAAAACCTGAAAAAGCTCGAATCCATCGAAAAAAACGAACGTCACTCCCTCGATGCGGCGTGCCGCTCGCACGAGGAGTTGCAGACATGCCGTCGTTCTTTGCTGGGAGGAAAACCGTTGCCCGACGTCGAAGCCGCGCATGAACGCGAAACCCGTCGTCTCGACGAACAATGGGCGGAGGAAAATCGCCTCTACAACGAACTCAACAGCCGGGCCGAGCATCTCAACGGCACCATGTCGCAACTGAGTCGCCATCTCTCCGATTTGCAACAGCAGTCCAAGGCCGGGCAGCGACGCATCGAGGAGTGGCTCGACACCCACCGCACGATAACGGCATCGATGCTGTCGGAGTTGATGTCTCATACCCCGGCCTGGGTGGCCGAGGAGAAAAAGAGCCTGGCTCTTTTGCAGGAACAGCTCTCGGCCTCGGCCACGCGATGCAAGGAAAGAGCCGAAGCGTTGCTTCGGCACGAAACGCAGCCCGACAAACCTTCGCTCGACGACCCGGCCCTCTTGCAGCAGCAACTGGCCGAGCAGTCGGCCCTTCTGCGCCAACAAAGCGCCCGCATGGCCGAGATACAGGCTCGCCTCGATGCCGACGACAAAAACCGGCAGGCGACGGCCCATCTTGTCGAGCAACAGGCGGCGCTCGTGCCCGAAAAACAAAACTGGGAGCGACTCAATGAGCTTTACGGTTCGGCCGACGGGCAGAAGTTCCGTCGCATAGCGCAGGGTTATACCCTCGACCGCCTGCTGCTTTATGCCAATCTGCATTTACGCGGCCTTTCGTCGCGTTACACGCTGCAACGGGTCTCCCGGTCGCTGGCGTTGCAGGTGGCCGACAACGACATGTTGGGCGAGATACGCAGTGTGCACACCCTTTCGGGCGGTGAGTCGTTCCTTATTTCGCTGGCGCTGGCGTTGGGGCTCTCGTCGCTCTCGTCCTACCGCATGAATATCGAGTCGCTCTTCATCGACGAGGGCTTCGGTTCGCTCGATGCCGACACCCTGCGCACCGCCATGGAAGCTCTCGAACATTTGCAGATACAAGGCCGCAAGATAGGCGTCATCTCGCACGTTGCCGAGATGACCGAGCGCATACCCGTGCAGGTGCAGGTCGAACGCGTCTCCAACGGGTGCAGTCGAGTGCGGGTGGTGGAGACATAG
- a CDS encoding EFR1 family ferrodoxin (N-terminal region resembles flavodoxins. C-terminal ferrodoxin region binds two 4Fe-4S clusters.) → MDILRTHAIFFSAAGTTRQITEAIATGIGNPDIRFHDLLLQAPKEAVTIPACETALFVMPVYAGRIPQPATKALEQIHGEKTPAIIACVYGNRHYDDALRELRDRVEKQGFSVISAGLFIAQHSIFPRVAAGRPDAADLAEAKQFGKESRQWLSTHPEWATSPRIDVPGNYPYRPTMNPPLKPKTNRHCNGCGICAAQCPAGAIDKENPRHLDPGKCLSCAHCIAVCPQRAKHFGGLVYRLAARQFFKKFATPQKNHCIYRLK, encoded by the coding sequence ATGGATATCCTCCGCACCCATGCCATTTTTTTCAGCGCAGCCGGCACGACCCGACAAATCACCGAAGCCATCGCAACCGGAATCGGGAATCCCGACATACGCTTCCACGACCTGCTGTTGCAGGCTCCGAAAGAAGCCGTTACAATCCCGGCCTGCGAAACAGCCCTCTTCGTCATGCCCGTCTACGCCGGCCGCATACCACAACCGGCCACGAAAGCATTGGAACAGATACACGGTGAAAAGACGCCCGCCATCATCGCCTGCGTCTATGGCAACCGCCACTACGACGACGCCTTGCGCGAACTGCGCGACCGAGTCGAGAAACAAGGCTTCTCGGTCATCTCGGCCGGGCTTTTCATCGCCCAGCACTCCATCTTCCCCCGCGTAGCCGCAGGACGCCCCGATGCCGCCGACCTGGCCGAAGCCAAACAATTCGGGAAAGAAAGCCGGCAATGGCTGTCGACCCACCCCGAATGGGCAACATCACCCCGCATCGACGTGCCGGGTAACTATCCCTACCGCCCCACGATGAATCCGCCGCTGAAACCCAAGACCAACCGGCACTGCAACGGTTGCGGTATCTGCGCCGCACAATGCCCGGCCGGAGCCATCGACAAAGAAAACCCGCGGCATCTCGACCCAGGGAAATGCCTCTCCTGCGCCCACTGCATCGCGGTATGCCCCCAACGGGCCAAACACTTCGGCGGACTGGTCTACCGACTGGCCGCCCGCCAGTTTTTCAAAAAATTCGCCACCCCGCAAAAGAACCACTGCATCTACCGACTGAAATAA
- a CDS encoding multidrug efflux RND transporter permease subunit: MKVNFFIDHPVFSMVISILIVIVGFIGLTLLPIDQYPQITPPVVKISASYPGASATTVSQAVATPIEQELNGTPGMIYMESSSSNSGGFSATVTFDVSTDANLAAVEVQNRLKLAESRLPSEVVQNGISVEKQAASQLMTICLTSNDPKFDEIYLSNFATLNVVDLLRRIPGVGRVSNVGSRYYAMQIWVQPDKLASFGLTVKDLQTALKDQNTEAAAGVMGQQPVSDVDITIPITTQGRLSTVSQFEDIVVRANADGSIIRLSDVARVSLEASSYNTESGINGGNAAVLTIYMLPGANAMEVAENVKASMEEISRNFPDGLTYEIPFDMTTYISESIHEVYKTLFEALFLVIIVVFFSLQSWRATLIPVVAVPISLIGTFGCMLIFGFSLNMLTLLGLVLAIGIVVDDAIVVVENVERIMDDEKLSPYEATKKAMNGLSSALIATSLVLVAVFVPVSFLSGITGMLYRQFTITIAVSVIISTVVALTLSPVMCSLILKPDDPNKKKNIVFRYINMWLHTGNHKYMNGIRACIANPRRIMAAFGIGLAIIVSLNYLIPTSFLPTEDQGYFKVELELPEGATLERTRTVTNRAIAYIMDDPAVSYVQNVTGTSPRVGTNQARSELTVILKPWDERKDESISDIMARIREELEKYPESKVYLSTPPVIPGLGSSGGFEMQLEARGDATFDNLVQAVDTLMFYASQRKELSGLSSSLQAEIPQLYFNVDRDKVKFAGVPLTDVFSTMKAYTGSVYVNDFNMFNRIYRVYIQAEASYRKFKENLNLFFVRGKDNAMIPLTSLGDASYTTGPGSIKRFNMFNAAVIRGEAAKGYSTGQAMNTLEEIVQRHLPSNIGVEWSGLSYQEKKAGGQTGLILALVFVFVFLFLAALYESWIIPVAILLSLPVAALGAYLGIWVCGLENDVYFQIGLVMLMGMAAKNAILIVEFAKEQVDAGTPLIEATLNAARLRFRPILMTSLAFILGMLPMVLASGPGSASRQAIGTGVFFGMIAAVAIGILLVPFFFVYIYKLKAALKQKALKVKRA; this comes from the coding sequence ATGAAAGTGAATTTCTTCATCGACCACCCGGTCTTTTCGATGGTCATCTCCATTCTCATCGTCATCGTGGGATTTATCGGGCTGACCCTCTTGCCTATCGACCAATATCCGCAAATCACCCCGCCGGTGGTAAAAATCAGCGCCTCATATCCCGGTGCCAGCGCCACCACGGTGTCGCAAGCCGTTGCCACGCCCATCGAACAGGAGTTGAACGGCACCCCCGGCATGATATACATGGAGTCGAGCAGTTCCAACTCGGGAGGGTTCTCGGCTACCGTCACCTTCGACGTATCGACCGATGCCAACCTCGCCGCCGTCGAAGTGCAGAACCGCCTGAAACTGGCCGAGTCGCGACTGCCCAGCGAAGTGGTGCAAAACGGCATATCGGTCGAGAAACAGGCCGCCAGCCAGTTGATGACAATCTGCCTAACATCAAACGACCCCAAATTCGATGAAATCTACCTCAGCAACTTCGCCACGCTGAATGTCGTAGACCTCCTGCGCCGCATTCCCGGCGTGGGCCGCGTATCGAACGTCGGAAGCCGCTACTACGCCATGCAGATCTGGGTGCAACCCGACAAGCTGGCCAGTTTCGGCCTCACCGTGAAAGACCTGCAAACCGCACTCAAAGACCAAAATACCGAAGCGGCAGCCGGCGTCATGGGCCAACAGCCGGTGAGCGACGTCGACATCACGATACCTATCACCACGCAGGGGCGCCTCTCCACGGTAAGCCAGTTCGAGGACATCGTCGTACGAGCCAATGCCGACGGCTCGATTATCCGCCTCAGCGACGTGGCCCGCGTGTCGCTCGAAGCCTCTTCATACAACACCGAGAGTGGCATCAACGGCGGTAATGCCGCGGTACTTACCATCTACATGCTTCCCGGCGCCAACGCCATGGAAGTGGCCGAGAACGTAAAAGCCTCCATGGAAGAAATCAGCCGCAACTTCCCCGACGGCCTTACCTACGAGATACCGTTCGACATGACGACCTACATCTCCGAGTCGATACATGAGGTCTACAAAACCCTCTTCGAGGCCCTCTTCCTGGTCATCATCGTCGTCTTTTTCTCCCTGCAAAGCTGGCGCGCCACGCTCATTCCCGTCGTGGCGGTACCCATCTCGCTCATCGGTACGTTCGGGTGCATGCTCATCTTCGGCTTCTCACTCAACATGCTCACCTTGCTCGGACTCGTTCTCGCCATCGGTATCGTCGTCGACGACGCCATCGTCGTGGTCGAAAACGTGGAACGCATCATGGACGACGAGAAACTCTCCCCTTACGAGGCAACCAAGAAAGCCATGAACGGCCTGAGCAGCGCCCTCATCGCCACCTCGCTCGTCCTCGTGGCCGTATTCGTTCCCGTGAGCTTCCTCTCGGGCATCACCGGCATGCTCTACCGGCAGTTCACCATCACCATTGCCGTGTCGGTCATCATCTCCACGGTGGTGGCCCTCACGTTGAGCCCGGTCATGTGTTCCCTGATTCTCAAACCCGATGACCCCAACAAGAAAAAGAACATCGTCTTCCGCTACATCAACATGTGGCTGCACACGGGCAACCACAAGTACATGAACGGCATACGGGCCTGCATCGCCAACCCGCGGCGCATCATGGCCGCCTTCGGGATAGGTCTTGCCATCATAGTCTCGCTCAACTATTTAATCCCCACCAGCTTCCTTCCCACCGAAGACCAGGGGTACTTCAAGGTCGAGCTCGAACTGCCCGAAGGGGCCACGCTCGAACGCACCCGCACGGTAACCAACCGCGCCATTGCCTACATCATGGACGACCCGGCGGTCTCTTATGTGCAGAATGTAACGGGTACCAGCCCGCGCGTCGGTACCAACCAAGCCCGCAGCGAACTGACCGTCATTCTCAAACCGTGGGACGAACGCAAGGACGAATCAATCAGCGACATCATGGCCCGCATACGCGAAGAGTTGGAGAAATACCCCGAGAGCAAGGTTTACCTCTCGACCCCGCCGGTGATTCCGGGGCTGGGTAGCTCGGGAGGTTTCGAGATGCAGCTCGAAGCCCGCGGCGACGCCACGTTCGACAACCTCGTGCAGGCCGTCGACACCCTCATGTTCTACGCCTCACAACGGAAAGAACTCTCGGGACTGTCGTCGTCGTTGCAAGCCGAGATACCCCAACTCTACTTCAACGTAGACCGCGACAAGGTGAAGTTCGCCGGCGTCCCCCTGACCGACGTATTCTCGACCATGAAAGCCTACACGGGGTCGGTCTACGTCAACGACTTCAACATGTTCAACCGCATTTACCGGGTATATATCCAGGCCGAAGCCTCGTACCGGAAATTCAAGGAGAACCTCAACCTCTTCTTCGTTCGCGGAAAAGACAATGCCATGATACCCCTCACCTCACTGGGCGACGCCTCCTACACGACAGGACCGGGAAGTATCAAGCGCTTCAACATGTTCAACGCGGCCGTAATCCGCGGTGAGGCCGCCAAAGGATACAGCACGGGGCAAGCCATGAACACGCTCGAAGAGATTGTGCAACGGCATCTCCCGTCGAACATCGGCGTCGAGTGGAGCGGACTCTCCTACCAAGAGAAAAAAGCCGGCGGGCAGACCGGCCTCATTCTGGCACTCGTCTTCGTCTTCGTGTTCCTCTTCCTGGCCGCCCTCTACGAGAGTTGGATTATCCCCGTGGCCATCTTGCTCTCGCTGCCTGTGGCGGCCCTGGGCGCCTATCTCGGCATTTGGGTCTGCGGCCTCGAAAACGACGTCTACTTCCAAATAGGACTTGTGATGCTCATGGGTATGGCGGCCAAGAACGCCATTCTCATCGTCGAGTTTGCCAAAGAGCAGGTCGACGCAGGTACTCCGCTCATCGAAGCCACCCTCAATGCCGCCCGCCTGCGTTTCCGACCCATTCTCATGACCTCACTGGCATTCATCTTGGGTATGTTGCCCATGGTATTGGCCAGCGGCCCCGGCTCGGCCAGCCGGCAGGCTATCGGCACCGGCGTTTTCTTCGGTATGATTGCCGCCGTAGCCATCGGCATTCTGCTCGTGCCTTTCTTCTTTGTATATATCTATAAACTCAAAGCGGCTTTGAAACAGAAAGCCCTGAAAGTAAAACGCGCATGA
- a CDS encoding efflux RND transporter periplasmic adaptor subunit has translation MKRLALSVNAKRLADKKLWGILLLIALLIGAYFIFSRKEKPQEEYAIVATMKAEQNDVGVYGEYVGRVRAQQFVEVHARVEGFLEQMLFEEGTYVKKNQVLFVIDQRQYKAKADKAAAQLKKDQAQESKAQHDLERIRPLYEQNAASQLDLDNAIAAYESAKASVIMSQADLDQALMELDYTVVRSPIAGNISERLVDLGTLVGTNGKSQLATIVKSDTVLVDFSMTALDYLRSKERNVNLGQKVENRSWQPYITITLADNTQYPYKGLVDFAEPQVDPLTGTFSVRAEMPNPDHVLLPGQSTKVLLLLDVRENAVTVPLKAVIIEKGGAYIYVVRENGTAEKRFIELGPQQENMVVVERGLSTDEEIVVEGYHKLTPGMKVKVDNQYLEAQP, from the coding sequence ATGAAACGACTCGCCCTATCAGTAAATGCAAAACGACTCGCCGACAAGAAATTGTGGGGCATACTCCTGCTCATCGCACTTCTCATCGGCGCATATTTCATTTTCTCCCGCAAGGAGAAACCGCAAGAAGAATATGCCATCGTGGCAACCATGAAAGCCGAGCAAAACGATGTCGGCGTGTATGGCGAATATGTGGGCCGCGTACGAGCCCAGCAATTTGTCGAGGTGCATGCGCGTGTCGAAGGCTTCCTCGAACAGATGCTGTTTGAGGAGGGGACTTATGTAAAAAAGAACCAGGTGCTGTTTGTCATCGACCAACGCCAGTACAAGGCCAAAGCCGACAAAGCGGCCGCCCAACTGAAAAAGGACCAGGCCCAGGAAAGCAAGGCGCAGCACGACTTGGAACGTATCCGCCCGCTCTATGAGCAGAACGCGGCCAGCCAGCTCGACCTCGACAACGCCATCGCGGCTTATGAAAGCGCCAAAGCCTCGGTCATCATGAGCCAGGCCGACCTCGACCAAGCCCTCATGGAACTCGACTACACCGTCGTGCGGTCGCCCATCGCCGGCAACATCAGCGAGCGCCTCGTCGACCTCGGAACGCTGGTGGGCACCAACGGCAAATCGCAACTGGCCACCATCGTCAAGAGCGACACGGTGCTGGTCGATTTCAGCATGACCGCCCTCGACTACCTGCGCAGCAAGGAGCGTAACGTGAACTTGGGCCAGAAGGTCGAGAACCGCTCGTGGCAACCCTACATCACCATTACCTTGGCCGACAACACGCAATATCCCTACAAAGGTCTGGTCGACTTCGCCGAGCCGCAGGTCGACCCGCTCACCGGGACTTTCTCGGTGCGCGCCGAGATGCCCAACCCCGACCATGTGCTCCTGCCGGGCCAGTCGACCAAGGTGTTGCTATTGCTCGACGTGCGCGAAAATGCCGTAACCGTACCGTTGAAGGCCGTCATCATCGAAAAAGGCGGTGCCTACATCTATGTGGTGCGTGAAAACGGCACAGCCGAGAAACGCTTCATCGAACTCGGACCCCAACAAGAAAACATGGTTGTCGTCGAACGCGGCTTGTCGACCGACGAAGAAATCGTCGTCGAAGGCTATCACAAGCTCACCCCGGGCATGAAAGTGAAAGTCGACAACCAGTATTTGGAAGCCCAACCGTAA